The Ochrobactrum sp. BTU1 genome includes a region encoding these proteins:
- a CDS encoding YadA-like family protein: MASKRASQTHVHLTDQRLRSFSHYTLAVSALLLANFASVPIAFAEQSIHPLATCSRQGTNVGGPWTCLIPTTNGGQALITGVPSQPGNPTQIDTVAVSDWINQNIGSNAVVLGDFTTSASGENAVAIGSGAKAPTANSVALGSGAITEQAIGTATAVIAGKTYSFQGSAPVGTISVGSAGNERTITNVAAGRLSDTSTDAVNGSQLNATNNAVDALNNVAVKYDQNPDGTNSNTITLQGGDPSTPVVISNVAAGIKDTDAVNLGQLNAVLAGTGAQNYSYIDNRIENAFSDIKNYTDQRFSELSTTIDGVRDDAHRSAAIGLAAASLRYDENPGKLSVAVGGGFWRGQSALAFGAGYTNDDGTIRGNVSGTTSGGKMGVGAGLSFTLN, translated from the coding sequence ATGGCATCAAAACGTGCATCGCAGACTCATGTCCATTTGACAGATCAAAGACTTCGAAGCTTTTCGCATTACACCTTAGCGGTCTCTGCTCTGCTTCTTGCAAATTTCGCTTCTGTTCCCATCGCTTTTGCTGAACAATCAATTCATCCACTCGCGACCTGCTCCCGTCAAGGAACCAATGTTGGCGGACCATGGACGTGTTTAATACCTACAACCAATGGCGGGCAGGCATTAATCACGGGTGTACCTTCACAACCGGGCAATCCGACACAGATCGATACAGTGGCCGTTTCTGATTGGATCAATCAAAATATCGGTAGCAATGCGGTGGTTTTGGGTGATTTTACCACAAGCGCATCGGGCGAGAACGCTGTTGCGATTGGATCAGGTGCTAAAGCGCCTACAGCCAACAGCGTTGCACTTGGTTCGGGCGCTATCACTGAACAGGCGATAGGGACCGCGACTGCTGTCATAGCTGGAAAAACGTACTCGTTCCAGGGCTCAGCGCCTGTAGGTACTATATCTGTTGGCTCTGCGGGAAACGAACGTACTATCACCAATGTTGCGGCAGGAAGGCTCTCTGATACGTCGACCGATGCTGTTAACGGTTCCCAGCTCAATGCAACCAACAATGCCGTCGATGCCCTAAATAATGTCGCCGTAAAATACGACCAAAATCCTGACGGCACAAATTCCAACACGATCACACTTCAAGGCGGTGACCCTAGTACTCCTGTCGTCATTTCGAATGTTGCGGCTGGCATAAAGGATACCGACGCCGTCAATTTGGGCCAACTCAATGCCGTTCTCGCTGGTACTGGGGCTCAAAACTACAGCTACATTGATAACCGCATCGAAAATGCATTCTCAGATATTAAGAATTATACAGACCAGCGATTCTCAGAACTTAGCACAACTATTGATGGTGTTCGCGACGATGCACACAGGTCAGCCGCGATTGGACTTGCTGCAGCGTCTTTACGTTACGACGAAAATCCAGGAAAACTAAGTGTAGCTGTAGGGGGCGGGTTCTGGCGTGGTCAAAGCGCTCTGGCATTTGGAGCGGGATACACCAACGATGACGGCACAATCCGTGGAAACGTTTCTGGGACGACATCAGGTGGCAAGATGGGTGTTGGCGCCGGTCTTAGCTTTACATTGAACTGA